From Arcobacter sp. CECT 8986, a single genomic window includes:
- a CDS encoding diguanylate cyclase has translation MNKKILVIDDNSLNIEILVDLLGDEYDVFGAIDANTAFEIIEENTPDLILLDIVMPDVDGFDLCRKLKENKKTKNIPVIFITARTDEDSIEKAFEVGGIDYVTKPFKPKELLVRVKTQLKIKNLISNLEYISSYDTMTNTLNRRKFFEEGDHLFETNKNLYAVMIDIDNFKMINDKYGHHIGDIVIKQTALNIMNKKLDNSFLGRIGGEEFAMIGVYENKDDVIKNIDDIRVLIENLTINTDNNEEIKLTISSGISFYKDEFITIDDFLKDADKGLYEAKGTGKNKTILRQN, from the coding sequence ATGAACAAAAAAATTCTGGTAATAGATGATAATAGTTTAAATATTGAGATATTAGTTGATTTATTAGGTGATGAATATGATGTATTTGGAGCAATAGATGCAAATACTGCTTTTGAGATAATTGAAGAGAATACTCCTGATTTGATTTTACTTGATATTGTGATGCCAGATGTTGATGGATTTGACCTTTGTAGAAAATTAAAAGAGAATAAAAAAACAAAAAATATTCCAGTTATTTTTATTACTGCAAGAACAGATGAAGACTCTATTGAAAAAGCATTTGAAGTAGGTGGAATTGATTATGTTACAAAACCATTTAAACCCAAAGAGTTATTAGTAAGAGTAAAAACACAATTAAAGATTAAAAATCTTATTTCAAATTTAGAATATATCTCTTCTTATGATACTATGACAAACACTTTAAATAGAAGAAAGTTTTTTGAAGAGGGCGACCACCTATTTGAAACAAATAAAAATTTATATGCAGTTATGATAGATATTGATAATTTTAAAATGATAAATGACAAATATGGACATCATATAGGAGATATCGTAATAAAACAAACAGCATTAAATATAATGAATAAAAAGTTAGATAATTCATTTCTTGGTAGAATAGGTGGTGAAGAGTTTGCTATGATTGGAGTATATGAAAATAAAGATGATGTTATTAAAAATATTGATGACATCAGAGTTCTTATAGAAAATCTTACAATCAATACAGATAATAACGAAGAGATAAAACTTACAATAAGCTCTGGAATCTCTTTTTATAAAGATGAATTTATTACTATTGATGACTTCTTA
- a CDS encoding response regulator, translating to MSFENKFILAILSIGLVIISLFTYNNIQAQKQIFNSELEKRVDLIKNNLKENAIYTIKYTKVDIENYIAAKNFNKVYEVLNSIEKRENVSGVTLIKDENTVVFNEGILLEKSVDMFDLDEEHNSILISAPIKNIHKWGTLNIVYSLKQIQEEMKLAKEQMEKRVKVSIQDSIMSSVFITLIFAALGYIWSSKLIYPIILLTKIARKIAKGNLQEYKKLTKIKTNDEIGILSNTFMWMSQKLEQSHTDLKLLNESLEKKVYERTKELEESKRIYENLFEKSSDGILLIRGTTIVNCNTSATKILGYTKSEIIGKTPESLSPNFQPDNENSKIKSNRLLKETFENGSNRFEWQSVKSDGELIWIEVVLTVISINYEDIIHTVIRDITEKKEFSYKLEKEKEKAEFSTKAKSEFLANMSHEIRTPMNGIIGMSHLVLQTNLDDKQRGYLEKIDNSAKSLLSIINDILDLSKIEARQLSIVKTQFDLFSLVDNCLSLVEYRAYEKNLDIIVNYSKDINNQLYGDSLRISQILTNLLSNAVKFTNYGEISINILKTEDKKYRFEVVDTGIGLSKEEQQKLFKAFSQADGSTTRKYGGTGLGLNISKELVKLMNGKIELISIKDEGSRFFFEIPLEEVEQNNLYENFENKKVLIIEDNISWCKSIQNLLENLNIESTYLNSLDNIKVHLLENKYDLILLDWDIPKIDITESIMKIGNVVDLSTVILMTNSFSKDFIYKDTNRLGVSAFIKKPLNPLKVSEVITVALTKKKKEVKKIDSLNLKQQLLSLKGSSILLVEDNKINQEIVLGLFEDTGIMVDIAQNGQEGIDFYLKNRAKYELILMDIQMPVMDGLEATKLLRMKDSEIPIIALTANAMVEDKKKTKKAKFTAHLDKPIIVDELYKIILKYVSKKEDIDKFFEKKENKSCSINIFKSKHLDTSKALGLLNNNTTLYLNILEKFYNEYKNFSIENKIEKQKDIVIHTLKGVSLNIGAIRLNTLCVNSLNEPLDTLVIKISEELDNVLNDIAKIIQINKKSENKIDISIEKKDELFNKLKQASETKLMKKCKPIVEELSSYNLSKEDSLKLEKIQEYLKKFDFKNLVKLLGREDEQKNSGNR from the coding sequence ATGAGTTTTGAAAATAAGTTCATTTTAGCAATTTTGTCAATAGGCTTAGTTATCATCTCTTTATTTACTTACAATAATATTCAAGCACAAAAACAAATCTTTAATTCTGAATTAGAGAAAAGAGTTGACTTAATAAAAAATAATTTAAAAGAAAATGCAATTTATACTATAAAATATACTAAAGTAGATATAGAAAATTATATAGCTGCAAAAAATTTTAATAAAGTTTATGAAGTTTTAAATAGTATTGAAAAAAGAGAAAATGTTTCAGGTGTAACACTAATAAAAGATGAAAACACAGTTGTTTTTAATGAAGGTATTTTACTTGAAAAAAGTGTAGATATGTTTGATTTGGATGAAGAGCATAACTCTATTTTAATATCTGCACCAATAAAAAATATTCACAAATGGGGAACTTTAAATATAGTTTACTCTTTAAAACAGATTCAAGAAGAGATGAAGTTAGCAAAAGAGCAAATGGAAAAAAGAGTTAAAGTTTCAATACAAGATTCGATTATGTCTTCTGTTTTTATCACTTTAATATTTGCGGCTTTAGGTTATATTTGGTCTAGTAAACTTATATATCCAATTATTTTATTAACTAAAATAGCAAGAAAAATTGCAAAAGGAAATCTGCAAGAGTATAAAAAACTTACAAAAATTAAAACAAATGATGAGATAGGAATTTTATCAAATACTTTTATGTGGATGTCTCAAAAACTTGAGCAAAGTCATACTGACCTTAAACTATTAAATGAGAGTTTGGAAAAGAAAGTTTATGAAAGAACAAAAGAGTTAGAAGAGAGTAAGAGAATATATGAAAATCTTTTTGAGAAAAGTTCAGATGGAATACTTTTAATAAGAGGTACTACAATTGTAAATTGTAATACTTCTGCAACAAAAATTTTAGGTTATACTAAAAGTGAAATAATAGGTAAAACACCAGAAAGTCTATCTCCCAACTTTCAACCTGATAATGAAAACTCTAAAATAAAATCAAATAGATTACTAAAAGAGACTTTTGAAAATGGTTCAAATAGATTTGAGTGGCAAAGTGTAAAATCAGACGGCGAGTTAATTTGGATTGAAGTTGTGCTTACTGTAATTTCTATAAATTATGAAGACATTATTCATACAGTTATTAGAGATATTACAGAGAAAAAAGAGTTTTCTTATAAATTAGAAAAAGAAAAAGAGAAAGCAGAGTTCTCAACAAAAGCAAAATCTGAATTTTTAGCAAATATGAGTCATGAAATTAGAACACCAATGAATGGAATTATTGGAATGTCTCATTTGGTATTACAAACAAATTTAGATGATAAACAAAGAGGTTATTTAGAAAAAATAGATAATAGTGCAAAATCACTATTAAGTATAATCAATGATATATTAGATTTGTCAAAAATAGAAGCAAGACAATTATCTATTGTTAAAACACAATTTGATTTATTCTCATTGGTTGATAACTGCCTATCTTTAGTTGAGTATAGAGCTTATGAAAAAAATCTTGATATTATTGTAAATTATTCAAAAGATATAAACAATCAACTTTATGGAGATTCTTTACGAATCTCACAAATTTTGACAAATTTATTATCAAATGCTGTTAAGTTTACAAATTATGGTGAAATATCAATAAATATATTGAAAACAGAAGATAAAAAATATAGATTTGAAGTTGTTGATACTGGAATTGGATTATCAAAAGAGGAACAACAAAAACTATTTAAAGCTTTTTCTCAAGCTGATGGAAGCACAACAAGAAAATATGGTGGAACAGGATTAGGACTTAATATCTCAAAAGAGTTAGTTAAACTAATGAATGGAAAAATAGAGCTAATCTCTATAAAAGATGAGGGAAGTAGGTTTTTCTTTGAAATTCCATTAGAAGAAGTAGAACAAAATAATTTATATGAAAATTTTGAAAATAAAAAAGTACTGATTATTGAAGATAATATCTCTTGGTGTAAATCAATACAAAATTTATTAGAAAATCTAAATATAGAATCTACATACTTAAATAGCTTAGATAATATAAAAGTGCATTTACTTGAAAATAAGTATGATTTGATTTTATTGGATTGGGATATTCCTAAAATTGATATAACAGAAAGTATAATGAAAATTGGAAATGTTGTAGATTTATCAACAGTTATTCTTATGACGAATAGTTTTTCTAAAGATTTTATATATAAAGATACAAATAGACTTGGCGTATCTGCTTTTATAAAAAAACCTTTAAATCCTTTAAAAGTTAGTGAAGTAATTACAGTTGCACTAACAAAAAAGAAAAAAGAAGTAAAAAAAATAGATTCTTTAAATCTAAAACAACAACTTCTATCCCTAAAAGGTTCATCTATTTTACTTGTTGAAGATAATAAAATAAATCAAGAGATTGTTTTAGGGTTATTTGAAGATACAGGAATCATGGTAGATATAGCTCAAAATGGCCAAGAAGGAATTGACTTTTATTTAAAAAATAGAGCAAAATATGAGCTTATTTTGATGGATATTCAAATGCCAGTAATGGATGGATTGGAAGCTACAAAGCTTTTACGAATGAAAGATAGTGAAATACCAATTATTGCATTAACTGCAAATGCAATGGTTGAAGATAAGAAAAAAACAAAAAAAGCAAAATTTACTGCTCATTTAGATAAACCAATAATTGTAGATGAGTTATATAAAATTATCCTAAAGTATGTTTCAAAAAAAGAGGATATTGACAAATTTTTTGAAAAAAAAGAGAATAAATCATGTAGTATAAATATCTTTAAATCAAAGCATTTAGATACTTCAAAAGCACTAGGTTTATTAAATAATAATACGACTTTATATTTAAATATTTTAGAGAAGTTTTATAATGAATATAAAAACTTTTCAATTGAAAATAAAATAGAAAAACAAAAAGATATTGTTATTCATACATTAAAAGGTGTTAGTTTAAATATTGGAGCAATAAGATTAAATACATTATGTGTAAATAGTTTAAATGAGCCTTTAGATACGCTAGTTATAAAAATATCTGAAGAGTTAGATAATGTATTAAATGATATTGCAAAAATAATACAAATTAATAAAAAAAGTGAAAATAAAATAGATATAAGTATAGAAAAAAAAGATGAACTTTTTAATAAATTAAAACAAGCCTCAGAAACGAAACTTATGAAAAAGTGTAAACCAATAGTAGAAGAGTTGTCAAGTTATAATTTAAGTAAAGAGGATAGTTTAAAACTTGAAAAAATACAAGAATATTTGAAAAAATTTGATTTTAAAAATCTTGTGAAATTATTAGGGAGAGAAGATGAACAAAAAAATTCTGGTAATAGATGA
- the hrpB gene encoding ATP-dependent helicase HrpB, protein MNNLPIYEVLDELKSKLKEEKTVILQATTGAGKSTVVPNELLNEEYLTNKKIIVLEPRRIAARVVAMQLAKNLNEQLGQTVGYQVKLDSCFSNKTKILVVTEAVLIRKIQSNQSIDDIGLIIFDEFHERSIHTDLALAFSLQIQEFLREDLKLLIMSATLNSQKLSKFLNASVITSIAKSYDVKNIYLPKDIRQPKYEDVSLVIDTIYKALKQDTNKNILVFLAGQKQIIEVKNSLKVSEDILVLPLYSNLDKKLQDLAISKHEKRKIILATNVAQTSLTIEDVNVVIDSGLEKVARYDSSTGLNHLDLNFVSKEASIQRQGRAGRLENGSCYKLWHESKILDETLKPEILRADLTQTLLELSLWQVDSFDDLKWLDRPDEIAILDAKELLVNLDMIDENYKITSFGLKAISLGIHPRFAYMILKANELGFAHEASILASIFNQNSLNNDIFSFFIDCYEKQKNTNIIKEANQYLNKLKAIENINKRPFSYELLGVIALFAYPDRLAKIREVNDIKYKLSNKKGAKLHKDNLLFNEEFLVAVNINTNSKDSFISSALKINQKHIYKYFSTYIKKEQKVAYDKKNNKLQSKQIKTFLNLELESIPCKIDENNLITLILEVIKEEGLSLFNWDKKALLLKQRVEFITYHDKKLDFPSFEEKELLDNLDEWLRIYLSDIKSIDELKNLDLYLILLSRLSWQQQQKLDELAPTYFSAPSGSKIKIDYSNIEVPKLSIKIQEIFGTYDTIKILNNKIALQIELLSPALRPIQITYDLESFWKNSYEEVRKELRGKYKKHYWPENPHEAQATNKTKKAMKQ, encoded by the coding sequence ATGAATAATCTACCAATATATGAAGTCTTAGACGAACTAAAATCAAAACTAAAAGAAGAAAAAACTGTTATTTTACAAGCTACAACAGGAGCAGGGAAAAGTACAGTTGTACCAAATGAATTACTAAATGAAGAGTATTTAACTAATAAAAAAATTATAGTTTTAGAACCAAGAAGAATTGCAGCAAGAGTAGTAGCAATGCAACTTGCCAAAAATCTAAATGAACAGCTAGGACAAACTGTCGGATATCAAGTTAAACTTGATAGTTGCTTTTCAAATAAAACAAAAATATTAGTTGTAACAGAAGCTGTATTAATAAGAAAAATACAATCAAATCAAAGTATTGATGATATTGGGCTGATAATCTTTGATGAGTTTCATGAAAGAAGTATTCATACTGATTTAGCTTTGGCTTTTTCTTTGCAAATACAAGAGTTTTTAAGAGAAGATTTAAAGCTTTTAATAATGTCAGCTACACTAAATAGTCAAAAGTTATCAAAGTTTTTAAATGCTTCTGTTATTACTTCAATTGCAAAAAGTTATGATGTAAAAAATATCTATTTACCCAAAGATATAAGACAACCAAAGTATGAAGATGTAAGTTTAGTTATTGATACAATTTATAAGGCTTTGAAACAAGATACAAATAAAAATATTTTAGTATTTTTAGCTGGTCAAAAGCAGATAATAGAAGTAAAAAACAGTCTAAAAGTAAGTGAAGATATTTTAGTCTTGCCTTTATATTCAAATCTTGATAAGAAGCTTCAAGACTTAGCAATTTCTAAACATGAAAAAAGAAAAATTATACTTGCTACAAATGTTGCTCAAACATCTTTAACAATAGAAGATGTAAATGTTGTAATTGATTCTGGATTAGAAAAAGTTGCAAGATATGATAGTTCAACAGGATTAAACCATTTAGATTTAAATTTTGTCTCTAAAGAGGCTTCTATTCAAAGACAAGGACGTGCAGGTAGATTAGAAAATGGTAGTTGTTATAAATTATGGCACGAATCAAAAATCTTAGATGAAACACTAAAACCTGAGATTTTAAGAGCAGATTTAACGCAAACTTTATTAGAGCTATCTTTATGGCAAGTTGATAGTTTTGATGATTTGAAATGGCTAGATAGACCTGATGAAATAGCTATTTTAGATGCAAAAGAGTTATTAGTAAACTTAGATATGATAGATGAAAATTATAAAATCACCTCTTTTGGATTAAAAGCTATAAGTTTAGGAATTCATCCAAGATTTGCTTATATGATTTTAAAAGCAAATGAGTTAGGCTTTGCACATGAAGCTTCAATATTAGCTTCAATTTTTAATCAAAATAGTTTAAACAATGATATCTTTTCATTTTTTATAGATTGTTATGAAAAGCAAAAAAATACAAATATAATCAAAGAAGCAAATCAATATTTAAATAAGTTAAAAGCCATTGAAAATATTAATAAAAGGCCATTTTCTTATGAATTACTTGGTGTTATTGCACTTTTTGCATATCCAGATAGATTAGCTAAAATAAGAGAAGTAAACGATATAAAATATAAGCTAAGTAATAAAAAAGGAGCAAAACTACATAAAGATAATCTATTATTTAATGAAGAGTTTTTAGTAGCAGTTAATATAAATACAAATTCAAAAGACTCTTTTATTTCAAGTGCATTGAAAATCAATCAAAAGCACATTTATAAATATTTTTCTACATATATAAAAAAAGAGCAAAAAGTAGCTTACGATAAGAAAAATAATAAACTTCAATCAAAGCAAATTAAAACATTTTTAAACTTAGAATTAGAGAGTATTCCTTGCAAAATTGATGAAAATAATTTGATAACTTTAATACTTGAAGTTATTAAAGAAGAGGGCTTATCACTTTTTAATTGGGATAAAAAAGCTCTATTATTAAAACAAAGAGTAGAGTTTATAACTTATCATGATAAAAAGCTAGATTTTCCTTCTTTTGAAGAAAAAGAGTTATTAGATAATTTAGATGAGTGGTTACGTATATATTTGTCAGATATTAAATCTATTGATGAGTTGAAAAATTTAGATTTGTATTTGATACTTCTTAGTAGACTATCTTGGCAACAGCAACAAAAACTTGATGAGTTAGCACCTACATATTTTTCAGCACCAAGTGGTTCAAAAATAAAAATAGATTATTCAAATATAGAAGTGCCAAAATTAAGTATAAAAATACAAGAGATATTTGGAACTTATGACACCATAAAAATCTTAAATAATAAAATTGCATTACAAATTGAGTTATTATCTCCTGCTTTACGTCCTATTCAAATTACTTATGATTTAGAAAGTTTTTGGAAGAATTCATATGAAGAAGTTAGAAAAGAGCTTCGAGGAAAATATAAAAAACATTATTGGCCTGAAAATCCCCATGAAGCACAAGCTACAAATAAAACAAAAAAAGCTATGAAACAATAA
- a CDS encoding peptidylprolyl isomerase — MAQATARHILVNTEKLAKKIKKEITNKEINFEKAAKKFSKCPSGKKGGELGMFKKGDMVKEFDEVVFTKDLNKVHGPIKTEFGFHLIEITGRI, encoded by the coding sequence ATGGCACAAGCAACAGCAAGACATATTTTAGTAAATACTGAAAAACTAGCAAAAAAGATAAAAAAAGAGATAACAAACAAAGAGATAAACTTTGAAAAAGCTGCTAAAAAATTCTCAAAATGTCCATCAGGGAAAAAAGGTGGAGAACTAGGAATGTTCAAAAAAGGTGATATGGTTAAAGAATTTGATGAAGTTGTTTTTACTAAGGATTTAAATAAAGTTCATGGACCTATAAAAACTGAGTTTGGATTTCATCTAATTGAAATAACAGGAAGAATATAA
- a CDS encoding lysophospholipid acyltransferase family protein, which translates to MIKIFPNLKKIKIAVYAMFLTNKYGLKLKKAKSSQERIDLRLEYSLKLLNKLNININVLNKEQIPKIGQYLLISNHRSIIDPLIIEIALQHSAINGFWVAKKELYNSLFFGSFTRNAGCILIDRESNNMSEFFKRTKEVVKEGHSIYIFPEGTRNTTNEKLSGFKDGSKLIALKNRLDILPVFIKDNADEVLKKAINEGTKDLTINVQIGEPISYRDKESLKTRYKEQFNL; encoded by the coding sequence GTGATTAAAATATTTCCAAATCTAAAAAAAATCAAAATAGCTGTATATGCTATGTTTCTAACAAATAAATATGGATTAAAACTTAAAAAAGCAAAAAGTTCTCAAGAAAGAATAGATTTAAGGCTAGAGTATTCTTTAAAATTATTAAATAAATTAAATATTAATATAAATGTATTAAATAAAGAACAAATTCCAAAAATAGGACAATATCTTCTTATTTCAAATCATAGAAGTATAATCGATCCTTTGATAATCGAAATCGCATTACAACATAGTGCTATAAATGGTTTTTGGGTTGCAAAAAAAGAACTATATAATTCACTTTTTTTTGGAAGTTTTACAAGAAATGCGGGGTGTATTTTAATAGATAGAGAATCAAACAATATGTCTGAATTTTTCAAAAGAACAAAAGAAGTTGTAAAAGAAGGACACTCTATTTATATTTTTCCAGAAGGAACAAGAAATACAACAAATGAGAAACTAAGTGGTTTTAAAGATGGTTCAAAATTAATTGCTTTAAAAAATAGATTAGATATTTTACCAGTATTTATAAAAGACAATGCAGATGAAGTACTAAAAAAAGCTATTAATGAAGGAACAAAGGACTTGACAATCAATGTACAAATTGGAGAGCCAATAAGTTATAGAGATAAAGAGTCTTTAAAAACTAGATATAAAGAGCAGTTTAATTTATAA